ATCGTTATAGCCTCTTTTGTTCCCGCGACTACCAAATCTATTTTCGCGCCTTTTGCCTTTTCATCGGAAGGAAAGAAGACGTACTCTCCGTCTATGAGAGCTATTCTTACGCCGGCGACTATGCCGTCAAAAGGTATTGGAGAAACGTTAAGCGCCAACGAAGCGCCGGTAATTCCCAAAATGTCAGGAGGATTGTCCGGATCAACCGAAAGAACCGTCGCAACTATCTGAACAGGTACTCTGAACCCCTGTGGGAAAAGAGGACGAATTGGTCTGTCTATCATTCTGGCGGAAAGGATTGCGTTTTCGCTGGGCCTTCCTTCTCTTTTTATGAATCCTCCCGGTATTTTTCCAGCCGCGTAGAATTTCTCCTGGTATTCCACTGTAAGTGGAAAGAAATCCAAACCTTCTTTTGCCCTTTTATCCATAACAGCCGTTACGAGCATTTTTGAATCTCCATAACTTATCACAAAGGCTCCATCAGCTTGTTTGGCCACTTTTCCATTCTCAATTACCAGTTCGTTTCCTTTAAATTCTTTCTTCCAAATTCTGTACATCAGATCACCTCTTAAAAAACATAATTTATATTTTAACTTATTTAACTCTTTGAGCAACTTACAAAAATAAAAATAAAATAAAGCCAATTGGCATGTTAATTTTAGACTTGAAGAGCGGGATATCCCCGCTCTTCATCTCAAAACCTTACCGTCTTAAATTCAACTTTGCGATTAGCTCTTTGTAAACGGCTGGTTTTCTTTCGCGCAAGTACCTCAGCAATCTTCTTCTTTTCCCAACCATCTTCAGCAATCCGCGTCTTGAATGAAAGTCTTTGGGGTGGACTTTCAAGTGTTCGGTAAGATGTGCGATTCTCGAGGTTAAGAGCGCTACCTGCACCTCTACCGATCCCGTGTCTCCATCATGAATCTTGTAAGATTCAATGATCTTTTCTTTTTCTTCTCTGTCCATTACGACACCTCCAAAAGATATTGAACCAAGAGAGGGTATACTCCCATCTCTGAGTCCAGGTCTAACCAATTCTATCATATTTCTTTGTAAAAGATCATATAAGAATTTCAAGAGTGAATTCGTGCTGGCTTGTGTTTCAAATTAATCATGCTTCTCTCTTCCTTTCTCTCTTCTTTTTTTGAAGTTTCTGTCAAAACATATGAAGACGCCATACAAGATGCGAAATAACAGAGTTGGAGGCACAGGACGTGCCGAGAAAGCGAATCTAACAGGACGTTTGTATGCAGCGGGCTCTGTTATGAGCATCTTGTATGGATATACGTCTGAATCAGTTTTGACAAAACTTCAAAAAATTCTTTCAACGTGAGATTTTTTTACCTTCTTAAACCCGACGCATATCAAGAGTTGCATCATTTTCACCTTTTATCATGTTAATGGTGGTAGAATTTAAAGGTATAGAGCATGAAATGAAGGAGAGAAGAATATGAGTATTTTTGTTGCCATCGTCGGAGGTAGTGGTGCTGGCAAAACCACAGTCGCAAAGGAAATTGTAGGCCATTTTAAAGAAAAAGCCATATGTCTTAACATGGATAATTATTACAAGGATTTGGAAGATGGTATGGATCCGCGGGAAGTGAATTTCGATTCTCCATCCGCTTTCGACTTCGAACTTTTTTTCAAACACCTTCAAACTCTGAAAAATGGTGAAGATATAGAGGTCCCAACTTACAGCTTTGTAACTTATCGAAGAAATTCTTCACAGACCGTGCACATCTCTCCAGCAGAACTTGTGGTTGTGGAAGGTATTTTAGTACTCCATGATGAAAAGATAAGAAAGCTTTTCGATCTCAGTATATACGTTGATGAAGATGCGGATGAAAGGCTTATAAGAAGAATAGAGCGAGATACCAAAGAAAGAGGAAGATCCGTTGATTCGATCATATCTCAATACAGAAAGTTCGTCGCCCCCGCTTTTAGAAGTTTCATAGAGCCTCAAAAATACAAATGCGATATCATATTACCTCGCGGTGGCGAAAACAAGAACGGCCTTTCAATGATAATGGGAGCCCTCGAAAAAATGATGAACCATGGAGAGAAAAAGATTTTTTAACGTGGTAAAATACTTTGAAAGCTTAAAAAACAAAATTGGAAAGGATGAAGAAAATTGATTTCTACAATTACGATGAAGTGGGACGGAACATCTTTAGAACTCATCGATCAAAGAAAACTCCCTCATGTTGAAGAATACGTGAAATGCCAAACATCCGGTTGCGTAGCCGATGCGATAAAAAAGATGATAGTTAGAGGAGCTCCAGCCATAGGCGCATCTGCCGCATTTGGATACGTTTTGGGAGCAATAGAAAACAGAAAAGATTTAAACGTTGAAACCATGGAAAAAGTGAAAGATAAGCTCGCCAACACAAGGCCAACGGCCGTTAACCTTTTTTGGGCGCTGGAAAGAATGCATAAAAGATTTCTCTCAGCCATCTCTGAAAATTCTGATGATAACGCCATAATAAACGTTCTAAACGAGGAAGCTGAAAGGATCGCGAATGAAGATATACAGGTAAACAAACAAATGGGAAATCTTGGGCAAGAACTCCTTCCAGAAGATGCAACGGTTATAACCCACTGTAACGCTGGAGCGCTTGCCACCGTAGATTACGGAACCGCTGTGGGAGTCATCCATGCTGCGTTGGACCATGGGAAAACAATACATGCTTACGTTGATGAAACACGACCTTACCTTCAAGGCGCGCGTTTAACGGCATGGGAGCTGATGAAATTGGGTGTTGATACCACATTGATATGCGACAACATGGCAGGATGGGTTATGAAAACACGCAAAGTTGACGCGATAATAGTAGGAGCAGATAGAATAGCCGCAAATGGAGACACGGCAAACAAGATAGGAACATATTCATTGGCCTCTTTGGCAAAAAAGCATGGTGTAAAAGTGTACGTGGCGGCCCCACTTTCAACGATAGACACGAAGATCAAAAGCGGTAGCGAGATTCCCATAGAAGAGCGTTCACATGAAGAAGTGACACATGTTCAAGGAGTGAAGATAGCTCCTGATGGTGTTAAGGTGTACAATCCGGCATTTGACGTTACTGATGCCGAAATGATAGATGCGATAATAACCGAAAAAGGGATTTTAAGATACCCCTACACCGAATCGATAAAGAAACTCTTTGAGTGATGTTGGGAGGTATGAGTTGCGCGTTAAT
This genomic window from Mesoaciditoga lauensis cd-1655R = DSM 25116 contains:
- the rpsO gene encoding 30S ribosomal protein S15; this translates as MDREEKEKIIESYKIHDGDTGSVEVQVALLTSRIAHLTEHLKVHPKDFHSRRGLLKMVGKRRRLLRYLRERKPAVYKELIAKLNLRR
- the udk gene encoding uridine kinase translates to MSIFVAIVGGSGAGKTTVAKEIVGHFKEKAICLNMDNYYKDLEDGMDPREVNFDSPSAFDFELFFKHLQTLKNGEDIEVPTYSFVTYRRNSSQTVHISPAELVVVEGILVLHDEKIRKLFDLSIYVDEDADERLIRRIERDTKERGRSVDSIISQYRKFVAPAFRSFIEPQKYKCDIILPRGGENKNGLSMIMGALEKMMNHGEKKIF
- the mtnA gene encoding S-methyl-5-thioribose-1-phosphate isomerase, translating into MKWDGTSLELIDQRKLPHVEEYVKCQTSGCVADAIKKMIVRGAPAIGASAAFGYVLGAIENRKDLNVETMEKVKDKLANTRPTAVNLFWALERMHKRFLSAISENSDDNAIINVLNEEAERIANEDIQVNKQMGNLGQELLPEDATVITHCNAGALATVDYGTAVGVIHAALDHGKTIHAYVDETRPYLQGARLTAWELMKLGVDTTLICDNMAGWVMKTRKVDAIIVGADRIAANGDTANKIGTYSLASLAKKHGVKVYVAAPLSTIDTKIKSGSEIPIEERSHEEVTHVQGVKIAPDGVKVYNPAFDVTDAEMIDAIITEKGILRYPYTESIKKLFE